One window from the genome of Pseudonocardia hierapolitana encodes:
- a CDS encoding NAD(P)-dependent alcohol dehydrogenase — translation MEEERLADLYVASGLQVRYRPVSTMIGVSPGQVRLGCGRAWWPWWGEGRVVVRAVVYDRYGPPSVLRVEEVPVPSPGRGQLLVRVAATSVNLSDWETLRGSPLYSRIGGLRRPARPVLGSDIAGWVEAVGPEVTGFAVGDEVYGDNLWLKGGFAEYAVAPASALAHKPDALSFAEASTIPQAGAIAWQGTATAGPGRRVLVNGAGGGSGSFAIQLAKRAGAHVTAVDNGDKSDFMRSVGADEVLDYRTQDFTRGEPQDVVLDLVAHRSVFAYRRALAGGGRYLCVGGTTRALLRVLTVGAALGLLTGRRLGVLAVKTGPEHFEPLAERCVAGDLRIHVDRTFPLEEVPQALAHVGEGRSLGKVVVEVA, via the coding sequence GTGGAGGAGGAGCGCCTGGCGGACCTGTACGTGGCCAGCGGCCTGCAGGTTCGCTACCGGCCTGTGTCGACCATGATCGGGGTGTCGCCCGGCCAGGTCCGGCTAGGCTGCGGGCGTGCCTGGTGGCCGTGGTGGGGCGAGGGGCGGGTCGTCGTGAGGGCGGTCGTCTACGACCGCTACGGCCCACCCTCGGTGCTGCGCGTCGAGGAGGTGCCGGTGCCGTCGCCGGGGCGGGGTCAGCTGCTGGTCCGGGTCGCCGCGACATCGGTGAACCTGTCGGACTGGGAGACCCTGCGGGGGAGTCCGCTCTACTCCCGGATCGGTGGCCTGCGGCGGCCGGCGCGGCCGGTACTCGGCTCCGACATCGCTGGGTGGGTCGAGGCGGTCGGACCGGAGGTCACCGGCTTCGCCGTCGGCGATGAGGTGTACGGCGACAACTTGTGGCTCAAGGGTGGCTTCGCGGAGTACGCCGTCGCGCCTGCCTCTGCACTGGCGCACAAGCCCGACGCGCTGTCCTTCGCCGAGGCCTCGACGATCCCGCAGGCCGGCGCCATCGCATGGCAGGGCACGGCAACCGCGGGGCCGGGCCGGCGGGTGCTGGTCAACGGGGCAGGCGGCGGGTCGGGCTCGTTCGCGATCCAGCTCGCCAAGCGGGCAGGCGCCCACGTGACCGCCGTCGACAACGGCGACAAGTCTGACTTCATGCGCTCGGTGGGCGCCGACGAGGTGCTCGACTACCGCACACAGGACTTCACCCGGGGCGAGCCGCAGGACGTGGTGCTCGACCTGGTCGCCCACCGCTCGGTCTTCGCCTACCGCCGTGCCCTTGCCGGCGGGGGACGGTACCTCTGTGTCGGTGGCACTACGCGCGCCCTGCTCCGCGTGCTGACCGTGGGCGCTGCGCTGGGGCTGTTGACCGGTCGCCGGCTCGGTGTGCTCGCGGTGAAGACAGGGCCCGAGCACTTCGAGCCGCTCGCTGAGCGGTGCGTGGCAGGCGACCTCCGGATCCACGTCGATCGCACGTTCCCGCTCGAAGAGGTACCGCAGGCCCTTGCCCACGTTGGCGAGGGTCGTTCGCTCGGCAAAGTGGTCGTCGAGGTCGCGTGA
- a CDS encoding LLM class flavin-dependent oxidoreductase, whose protein sequence is MRVGLRIPPCAPVPEIAALARDAERAGFDEVWFPDSQLLWRDVFAVAAAAAAATSRITLGTAVTNVVTRHPAVLASAARTVAELAPGRFVLGVGVGDSAVGPVGLRASTGAELRERLAIVRILLAGGAVDFGGATSRLRDPVDVPIHLAASGPRNLRLAGELADGAILLSGVAAGPLAAAAARVQDGAHAAGRGAVPMTVSAFCRVTDDVPRVARELKPICARIAQNGGAPFLALAGVHVDVPEHLPGVYPDLVHAEDWESAVQACDPYVPDAAATAFAREFCLYGTPAEIVDRLTSVRAAGADAVFLQHVGSYDLPRALLTEVSDSVFPLLRVSR, encoded by the coding sequence ATGAGGGTCGGCCTGCGCATCCCGCCCTGCGCCCCGGTGCCGGAGATCGCCGCGCTCGCGCGGGACGCGGAGCGGGCGGGGTTCGACGAGGTCTGGTTCCCCGACTCGCAGCTGCTGTGGCGCGACGTGTTCGCCGTCGCCGCCGCCGCGGCCGCCGCGACCTCGCGGATCACGCTGGGCACAGCCGTGACGAACGTCGTCACCCGTCATCCCGCGGTACTCGCATCGGCGGCGCGCACCGTCGCCGAGCTCGCCCCCGGCCGGTTCGTGCTCGGGGTCGGCGTCGGGGACAGCGCCGTCGGTCCGGTGGGACTGCGAGCGTCCACCGGCGCCGAGCTGCGCGAGCGGCTCGCGATCGTGCGGATCCTGCTCGCGGGAGGGGCCGTGGACTTCGGCGGGGCGACGTCCCGGCTACGCGACCCCGTGGACGTGCCGATCCACCTCGCGGCCAGCGGCCCGCGGAACCTGCGACTGGCCGGCGAGCTCGCCGACGGCGCGATCCTGCTCTCCGGGGTGGCCGCCGGCCCGCTGGCCGCCGCGGCCGCCCGCGTCCAGGACGGAGCGCACGCCGCCGGGCGAGGGGCGGTCCCGATGACGGTGTCCGCGTTCTGCCGGGTGACGGACGACGTGCCGCGCGTCGCCCGGGAGCTCAAGCCGATCTGCGCGCGGATCGCCCAGAACGGAGGGGCGCCCTTCCTTGCGCTGGCCGGCGTCCACGTGGACGTGCCGGAGCACCTGCCCGGCGTCTACCCCGACCTGGTGCATGCCGAGGACTGGGAGTCGGCGGTGCAGGCGTGCGACCCGTACGTCCCGGACGCCGCGGCCACCGCCTTCGCCCGGGAGTTCTGCCTCTACGGCACGCCGGCCGAGATCGTCGATCGGCTGACGAGCGTGCGCGCGGCCGGCGCCGACGCGGTGTTCCTGCAGCACGTCGGGTCCTACGACCTGCCGCGTGCTCTGCTGACCGAGGTCTCCGATAGCGTGTTCCCGCTGCTTCGCGTCTCCCGCTGA
- a CDS encoding TetR/AcrR family transcriptional regulator — MAGESKRSGRETALSADRIIEAALRISDAEGDIDRLTVRGLAADLGVGTMSLYGYFRSKDEILDGMADHVLGRMRLPPEPDAGPAEALRTVGHAFLALMREHPSVMRLFATRVTSSRAALRGAMEAVLARLVDAGIPGPQAARCYGFLLTYAIGFASYQKPRPWGRSDRAASAEERRQRTHFYAALPIDEFPHVVELAGDIADLPSDEQFDAGLEAYIDATLRTLQHVRA; from the coding sequence ATGGCCGGGGAGTCGAAGCGGTCGGGGCGTGAGACCGCGCTCTCGGCGGACCGGATCATCGAAGCGGCGCTGCGCATCTCCGACGCCGAGGGCGACATCGACCGGCTCACGGTCCGCGGGCTCGCGGCGGACCTGGGCGTCGGCACGATGTCGCTCTACGGCTACTTCCGCAGCAAGGACGAGATCCTCGACGGCATGGCCGACCACGTGCTCGGCCGGATGCGGCTGCCACCCGAGCCGGACGCCGGACCCGCCGAGGCGCTGCGGACCGTCGGTCACGCCTTCCTGGCGCTGATGCGCGAGCACCCGTCGGTCATGCGGCTCTTCGCGACCCGTGTCACCAGCAGCCGTGCCGCGCTGCGCGGAGCGATGGAGGCCGTACTGGCGCGCCTCGTGGACGCCGGGATCCCGGGCCCGCAGGCGGCCCGGTGTTACGGCTTCCTCCTGACGTACGCGATCGGCTTCGCCAGCTACCAGAAGCCCCGCCCGTGGGGCCGCAGCGACCGGGCGGCGAGCGCCGAGGAACGCCGCCAGCGCACGCACTTCTACGCGGCCCTGCCCATCGACGAGTTCCCGCACGTCGTGGAGCTCGCCGGGGACATCGCCGACCTGCCGTCCGACGAGCAGTTCGACGCGGGCCTCGAGGCCTACATCGACGCCACCCTCCGCACCCTGCAGCACGTCCGCGCCTGA
- a CDS encoding MFS transporter: MTTTHPQRTPVKAVLASWLGTVIEFYDFFIYGLASSLIFARLFFPAFDPLVGTLISLSTFGVGYVARPLGAIVFGHFGDRLGRKSMLVVTLTMMGASTFAIGLLPTYATVGVLAPVLLVTLRIVQGLSLGGEYGGAVLMTVEHTPERRRGLVGSLLNTGAGVGTLTSNLAFLAVLQLPEDALLSWGWRIPFLISAVLVVVGVAARVTLAESPAFVAVQDSGEVRRLPILDVLRSDWQRVILVALGTVGAGVVVTMTTVFSLAYGREALGLTNSAMLAVLLPAVVATLVFPPLFGPIADRVGVRTVFLVGAAGMVVLPFAWFALLDTRQYGLMLLGFVLLFLPYSANYAMFPAYFSQVFPPALRYSGMSLGFTIGTIAGNAFAPAIATSILGRTGSWVGIAWYMAGMAAVSFIAAVLMPIRDTAGQPARPTTALGTATA; this comes from the coding sequence ATGACCACCACGCACCCGCAGCGCACCCCCGTCAAGGCCGTGCTCGCCAGCTGGCTCGGCACGGTCATCGAGTTCTACGACTTCTTCATCTACGGGCTGGCATCGTCACTGATCTTCGCCCGGCTCTTCTTCCCCGCCTTCGACCCGCTGGTCGGCACCCTCATCTCGCTCTCGACGTTCGGCGTCGGCTACGTCGCCCGCCCGCTCGGGGCGATCGTCTTCGGCCACTTCGGAGACCGGCTCGGCCGCAAGTCGATGCTGGTCGTGACGCTCACGATGATGGGCGCCTCGACCTTCGCGATCGGCCTGCTCCCCACCTACGCGACCGTCGGGGTGCTCGCGCCCGTCCTGCTGGTCACCCTGCGGATCGTGCAGGGCCTCTCGCTCGGCGGCGAGTACGGCGGGGCCGTGCTGATGACCGTCGAGCACACTCCGGAGCGGCGCCGCGGCCTCGTCGGCTCGTTGCTCAACACCGGCGCAGGCGTCGGGACGCTGACCTCGAACCTCGCGTTCCTCGCGGTGCTGCAGCTGCCCGAGGACGCGCTGCTGAGCTGGGGTTGGCGGATCCCGTTCCTGATCAGCGCGGTGCTGGTCGTCGTCGGCGTCGCCGCCCGCGTCACGCTCGCCGAGAGCCCGGCGTTCGTCGCCGTGCAGGACAGCGGCGAGGTGCGCCGCCTGCCGATCCTCGACGTGCTCCGCTCGGACTGGCAGCGGGTGATCCTGGTGGCGCTCGGCACGGTCGGCGCGGGTGTCGTCGTCACGATGACGACCGTCTTCTCGCTGGCCTACGGCCGGGAGGCGCTGGGGCTGACCAACAGCGCCATGCTCGCGGTGCTGCTCCCCGCGGTCGTGGCGACCCTCGTGTTCCCGCCGCTCTTCGGGCCGATCGCCGACCGCGTCGGGGTCCGCACGGTGTTCCTCGTCGGTGCGGCCGGCATGGTGGTCCTCCCCTTCGCGTGGTTCGCGCTGCTCGACACCCGCCAGTACGGGCTCATGCTGCTCGGCTTCGTGCTGCTGTTCCTGCCGTACTCGGCCAACTACGCCATGTTCCCGGCCTACTTCTCGCAGGTCTTCCCGCCCGCCCTGCGGTACAGCGGCATGTCACTCGGGTTCACGATCGGCACGATCGCCGGCAACGCCTTCGCGCCCGCGATCGCCACCTCGATCCTGGGCCGCACGGGTAGCTGGGTGGGCATCGCCTGGTACATGGCCGGGATGGCGGCCGTGTCGTTCATCGCCGCCGTCCTCATGCCCATCCGGGACACCGCGGGGCAACCCGCCCGGCCGACCACCGCGCTCGGCACGGCGACCGCGTGA
- a CDS encoding (2Fe-2S)-binding protein, producing MTHRLEVNGAPFDVRASGLEPLSRVLREQLGLTGTKVACGRGECGACTVLVGGRPRLSCTVPAVLVREPVRTVEDLADETAQLRAEFADRGAFQCGFCTPGQVVTAWAVLRDEAGRPPDGRRERVTHAMSGVLCRCTGYQAITAAICHVAETSDEPTSAP from the coding sequence GTGACCCACCGGCTCGAGGTCAACGGTGCGCCGTTCGACGTTCGGGCTTCCGGGCTCGAGCCGCTCTCGCGGGTGCTGCGCGAGCAGCTCGGGCTGACCGGCACGAAGGTCGCGTGCGGCCGAGGCGAGTGCGGTGCCTGCACCGTGCTCGTCGGCGGCCGCCCGCGGCTGTCGTGCACCGTACCCGCCGTGCTCGTCCGCGAGCCGGTGCGCACGGTCGAGGACCTCGCCGACGAGACGGCGCAGCTGCGCGCGGAGTTCGCCGACCGCGGCGCTTTCCAGTGCGGGTTCTGCACGCCCGGGCAGGTGGTGACCGCTTGGGCCGTGCTGCGGGACGAAGCCGGTCGGCCCCCCGACGGGCGGCGGGAGCGCGTCACACACGCCATGTCCGGCGTGCTCTGCCGGTGCACCGGGTACCAGGCGATCACCGCCGCGATCTGTCACGTGGCGGAGACGTCGGACGAGCCCACGAGCGCGCCATGA